A stretch of DNA from Henriciella sp. AS95:
GAATACGATTGATTTCTCAATCTCTTCGACTTTTCTACCAAAGCCTTCGCAAAAGGCTTTGAAGTTGTCATCTGAGGCTGAGAACCGACCATTCTCCCCAATGCTGCCCCAGTATTTTACTTTCACCAGGTCGAACAATTCGTGATGAATGCATAAGTTATCCCAGTCGATGATGCTTACGCCCGTATCTGGACGATAAAAGATGTTATTTGCGTGCAGGTCATTGTGACAGAAAACAAATCCGCGCGAACTCTTCGCATCGCTCCGCAGCGCCTCTTCCAAGACTACTAGAATCTTCGAGAATTGAATTGAACCAATTAGTGCGAGATCGGAATTTCGATCTCTTAGCTCTCGCATCACATCCTCGCAAAAATCTCTGGAGAAACGATATTTCCCAAGCTCTCGAAAATTGCGATAATAGGCTGCGAACCTGATACTTTGCAGGCCTTTGATTGCATTACCTAGCCCGACATAGGCGTTTCGAGCGCAATCGTTTCCGAGATGTTGTCCATCTATCCAGTCGATAATCGACATGGGAAACTTCCTGCCCCGAACGATCTCTTCCAATTCGGAATAGTAGTGGACATCTGGACCAATGTCGAAATTGATGGACGTATCATTGTCCTGATCGTTAGCGACGTGATGGATTATGTCTGACACGAGGACTTCATGAGGTGGATCTTCCTGCTTGCAGCGCTCAAGCGCTCGCGCAATGACGGCCTCTTTTATAAGACCTTTCTCATATTGGAATATCGCCTCGTTCACGCGAATTCGAACACAGTAGCGTTTCTGGTTTACTTCGCAGAGCGCAATCTGATTGATTGTCCCCAAGCACTGTTGAACAACTCGAACATCTTCAACGCCCACGTCTAATTTGAGCTTGCGGATCAATAATCGAGAAATGTCATCGAAACTGAACAGTTTCTGCTCCTCACTCCAACTCTTCCAATCTCCCGGCTCACGCAAACTGGCAGCATCATCAAAATGCATTGGCTTGTCGGCGAATCGGTGCCCCCCACCAAATATCGCATCCGTGCGACCCTGCTTCGCGATCTTGTAATTGTCCTCCTCATAACGCCTCAGTTTTTCGACCATTTCCGAACTATCTCTCGCGCAACGCTGCACCGTGTTCACCAGTTTCCGAAAAAGCGATTGCAAAGGGCCGACGTTCGTGAGGTCGATATCAGATGATCCACTCACTTCCAGCTGCTGAAGTGCTGCATCCACATCAATCTCGATGTTGCGAGCCGTCAGTTGTATGCGAAGTGCGTCGCGAGTGAGATACTCAGGCAGGAGTGCCAAGTCTTCTATTTTGACGGCTGAAAACAGCGCCTCCGTTGCGATGATTTCAGGTTGTTTCAGCGAAATTTTCAGAAGTGCAACCTTCAGCTCCGCGGCTAATTGGGTTTCCCGGTAAAGTTCCGTGACCCGCTTGAGGTTGGTCGCCGAGTGGCGAGCGATGTGTCCAAACTCAGCCTTCAATAAAGAAACAACTTTTTTGCGCTGCTGCTGTTCGTGGAACTTTTCGCGCCGGCTTTGAAACCAATTGGTAAAAACAGGCGCTAAAATCGCCGCGACCACCGCCCCGATCGGAATGAGTACGTACCGCCATGGGACACCTTCACTCGCGGCGGCTGACGCTGATATTTGCACCGCGTGAAATACTTGCCAATGCAACACTTCAACTACGTACATCATTTATCTATCTTCTATAAAGCAGCATGAGATCCAGAAACGCCGGAGTTAGAATGCATAACTTTCCCGTTGAAACGCAACAAATAGAAAACTTGCCACACGGTCTCGATCTCATCGTGAACCGTCGGCTGGCATCCAGCTTCTCTCGCGCTGCGCCGTTTTTCGTTCACATGTTAGGCGTTCCTGGAGCCGGAAAGTCAGTGATCGCTCGAATGCTCTATGGGACGATTACAAGTTGGTTGCCGGAAGCGCCGTCATACGTTGGCTTTGACCGCCTTATGGCG
This window harbors:
- a CDS encoding aminoglycoside phosphotransferase family protein; the encoded protein is MMYVVEVLHWQVFHAVQISASAAASEGVPWRYVLIPIGAVVAAILAPVFTNWFQSRREKFHEQQQRKKVVSLLKAEFGHIARHSATNLKRVTELYRETQLAAELKVALLKISLKQPEIIATEALFSAVKIEDLALLPEYLTRDALRIQLTARNIEIDVDAALQQLEVSGSSDIDLTNVGPLQSLFRKLVNTVQRCARDSSEMVEKLRRYEEDNYKIAKQGRTDAIFGGGHRFADKPMHFDDAASLREPGDWKSWSEEQKLFSFDDISRLLIRKLKLDVGVEDVRVVQQCLGTINQIALCEVNQKRYCVRIRVNEAIFQYEKGLIKEAVIARALERCKQEDPPHEVLVSDIIHHVANDQDNDTSINFDIGPDVHYYSELEEIVRGRKFPMSIIDWIDGQHLGNDCARNAYVGLGNAIKGLQSIRFAAYYRNFRELGKYRFSRDFCEDVMRELRDRNSDLALIGSIQFSKILVVLEEALRSDAKSSRGFVFCHNDLHANNIFYRPDTGVSIIDWDNLCIHHELFDLVKVKYWGSIGENGRFSASDDNFKAFCEGFGRKVEEIEKSIVFKGLCMLWLFRIYSFEFKRESAGARIPMPFLPPKFYADEIRDLAKSIA